The following are encoded together in the Falsiruegeria litorea R37 genome:
- a CDS encoding bifunctional riboflavin kinase/FAD synthetase: MRIIRDYHFVEPEDRGACAAIGNFDGVHIGHQSVINLARDVAPDAPLGVLTFEPHPREFFAPAAPPFRLMRAVARAHRLEKLGVEKLYELNFNVSLSNLTPEEFARNVIADGLGLSHVIVGADFCFGQGRKGTAQDLQRFGQEMGFGVTIAPLLERSEDIVSSTAIRKALSDGRPRDAADMLGHWHRIEGEVIGGEQRGRELGYPTANMSIDGLHPPKFGVYAVLVDVLDGPHAGSYHGAASVGTRPMFDGEHPNIETFLFDFSGDLYGATLSVGLVDYLRPELKFDGLDALITQMDADCDQARNILGAL, encoded by the coding sequence ATGCGGATCATCCGGGATTATCATTTTGTCGAGCCAGAAGATCGCGGCGCCTGCGCTGCGATCGGCAATTTCGATGGCGTACACATCGGCCATCAATCGGTCATCAACCTGGCACGCGACGTGGCTCCGGACGCCCCTTTGGGTGTTCTGACCTTTGAGCCACATCCGCGCGAGTTCTTTGCCCCAGCCGCCCCGCCCTTTCGCCTGATGCGCGCCGTTGCCCGCGCCCATCGGCTTGAGAAGCTTGGGGTCGAAAAACTGTACGAGCTGAACTTCAACGTTTCGCTTTCCAATCTGACGCCCGAAGAGTTCGCCCGCAATGTGATCGCCGATGGGCTTGGCCTGAGCCACGTGATCGTCGGAGCCGATTTCTGCTTTGGCCAAGGGCGCAAGGGCACTGCGCAGGACCTGCAGCGGTTCGGCCAGGAGATGGGGTTTGGTGTCACCATCGCGCCCCTTCTGGAACGATCGGAGGATATCGTGTCATCCACAGCCATTCGCAAGGCTCTGTCTGACGGACGCCCCCGGGATGCCGCCGATATGCTGGGCCATTGGCATCGCATCGAAGGTGAGGTGATCGGCGGCGAACAGCGTGGGCGTGAGTTGGGCTATCCCACCGCCAACATGTCCATCGATGGGCTGCACCCACCCAAATTCGGTGTCTATGCCGTACTGGTCGATGTGCTCGACGGCCCCCATGCCGGCAGCTATCATGGCGCAGCCTCGGTCGGCACGCGCCCCATGTTTGATGGCGAGCATCCCAACATCGAAACCTTCCTGTTCGATTTTTCCGGCGATCTTTATGGTGCGACCCTGTCGGTAGGGCTGGTCGATTACCTGCGTCCCGAGCTCAAGTTCGACGGGTTGGATGCGCTTATCACGCAAATGGACGCCGATTGCGATCAGGCCCGCAACATCCTTGGGGCGTTATGA
- a CDS encoding MaoC family dehydratase, whose translation MLDNLPRGTICIEDIEMGMTRYLRKVVTDEDIEMFAQVSTDRNPVHLDDDYARDTIFEGRIAHGMLTAGLISAVIGEQLPGHGTVYMGQSLKFLAPVRPGDMVYAEVKVVDIEMSKRRVKLDCHCSVDGKKVLVGEAMVLAPSRKFD comes from the coding sequence ATGTTGGACAATCTGCCTCGCGGAACGATCTGCATTGAAGACATCGAAATGGGCATGACCCGGTACCTGCGCAAAGTGGTGACCGACGAAGACATCGAGATGTTTGCCCAGGTGTCCACGGATCGCAACCCGGTGCATCTGGACGATGATTATGCCCGCGACACGATCTTTGAGGGCCGCATCGCGCACGGAATGCTGACCGCTGGCCTCATCTCGGCCGTGATCGGCGAGCAGCTGCCCGGCCACGGCACGGTCTATATGGGTCAGTCGCTCAAGTTCCTGGCGCCGGTGCGCCCCGGTGACATGGTTTACGCCGAGGTCAAGGTTGTCGACATCGAGATGTCCAAACGCCGCGTGAAACTGGATTGCCACTGCTCGGTTGATGGCAAGAAAGTTCTGGTTGGTGAGGCGATGGTGCTGGCACCGTCGCGGAAGTTTGACTGA
- a CDS encoding TIGR01459 family HAD-type hydrolase translates to MSQIITALSEVSDRYQALFVDLWGCVHNGVTAYPEAVAALQQYRAKGGTVVLVTNSPKPRAGVASQLGQFNVPDDAYDIIATSGDSARSAMFRGTVGNKVYFMGEWERDAGFFEPLHLLENPVEIERVPLQEAEGIVCCGPFDPMADPDVNRPDFLYAKTKGMKLLCANPDIVVDRGEIREWCAGALARLYTEMGGESLYFGKPHPPIYDLARRRLASLGKDVPDSEILAIGDGVLTDIAGGMGEGIDSLFISGGLAAQETKTGFSPDAEALTDYLEKEKSNPTYTIGRLR, encoded by the coding sequence ATGTCTCAGATCATCACCGCACTTTCCGAAGTTTCCGACCGTTACCAGGCGCTTTTTGTCGACCTTTGGGGCTGCGTCCACAACGGTGTGACCGCTTACCCCGAGGCAGTTGCCGCCCTGCAGCAGTATCGCGCCAAGGGCGGAACCGTGGTGTTGGTGACGAACTCGCCCAAACCGCGTGCGGGTGTGGCCAGCCAGTTGGGCCAGTTCAACGTGCCGGACGATGCCTATGACATCATCGCCACCAGCGGCGACAGCGCACGCTCGGCCATGTTTCGAGGCACCGTGGGGAACAAGGTTTATTTCATGGGCGAATGGGAGCGCGATGCGGGCTTCTTTGAGCCGCTGCACCTGCTGGAAAATCCGGTCGAGATCGAACGTGTGCCCCTGCAAGAGGCCGAAGGGATCGTCTGCTGCGGCCCCTTTGATCCGATGGCTGACCCCGACGTGAACCGCCCGGATTTCCTTTATGCCAAGACCAAGGGCATGAAACTGCTCTGTGCCAACCCCGATATCGTGGTCGATCGCGGCGAAATTCGCGAATGGTGCGCGGGCGCTCTGGCGCGGCTGTACACAGAGATGGGCGGTGAGAGCCTGTACTTTGGCAAGCCACATCCGCCGATCTATGATCTGGCACGGCGGCGGCTGGCGAGCCTGGGGAAAGACGTTCCTGATTCCGAGATTCTGGCGATCGGCGACGGCGTGTTGACCGACATTGCTGGCGGCATGGGCGAAGGGATCGATTCTCTTTTCATCTCGGGCGGACTGGCCGCACAGGAAACAAAAACTGGCTTCAGCCCGGACGCAGAGGCGCTAACCGACTATCTGGAAAAAGAAAAATCCAACCCGACCTACACCATCGGACGTTTGCGCTGA
- a CDS encoding M48 family metalloprotease, whose product MNKSLRVLGLLTGMTILTACGTTYQVPEVADSHTSTASRMFAEAQSEPVRKPISQAAAEQRFNRVARRVAPVGQSYCNALAEQGKDVDCTVKIEIDRKMEQRNAYFTHEETGPVIRLSMPLLQDSRNDDEVAFVMSHEYGHLLGQHVQKAKQQALAGAVIVGVITAAVTAQAEIIDSSLIGAGVGIGAAAGTFAYSQTYELESDTLGTYIADAAGYDPVKGAKYFARPEAARTQAGKLSFWGTHPPDEKRVATVLATKDRIDSGVALQQVQ is encoded by the coding sequence ATGAATAAGTCATTGAGAGTTCTGGGGCTGTTGACCGGAATGACGATCCTCACTGCGTGTGGAACGACCTATCAAGTGCCCGAAGTGGCGGACAGCCATACATCCACGGCGTCGCGCATGTTCGCCGAAGCCCAATCTGAGCCTGTGCGCAAACCGATCTCTCAGGCAGCTGCAGAGCAGCGCTTCAACCGCGTGGCGCGGCGGGTGGCCCCTGTGGGGCAAAGTTACTGCAATGCGCTGGCTGAACAGGGGAAAGATGTCGATTGCACGGTAAAGATTGAGATCGACCGCAAGATGGAGCAGCGCAACGCCTATTTCACGCACGAAGAAACGGGCCCCGTGATCCGACTTTCGATGCCGTTGCTGCAAGACAGCAGAAATGATGACGAGGTCGCATTCGTCATGTCGCATGAATATGGGCATCTTCTTGGGCAGCATGTCCAAAAGGCGAAACAGCAGGCTTTGGCGGGGGCAGTCATTGTTGGTGTGATAACAGCTGCAGTTACCGCGCAGGCTGAAATCATCGACAGTTCCCTGATCGGCGCAGGTGTCGGGATCGGCGCGGCTGCGGGCACGTTTGCCTATTCGCAGACCTATGAACTCGAAAGCGATACCTTGGGCACCTATATCGCAGATGCGGCCGGATACGATCCGGTAAAAGGGGCGAAGTATTTTGCTCGGCCCGAAGCGGCCCGAACGCAGGCGGGCAAGTTGTCGTTTTGGGGCACACATCCCCCTGACGAAAAACGTGTTGCCACCGTTCTGGCGACCAAGGATCGCATCGATTCTGGCGTGGCCCTGCAACAGGTTCAGTAA
- a CDS encoding GlxA family transcriptional regulator, translating to MTLRTLILHPTPCQLSSLAIAQEMLDTANRVASLGGGPVVFKHQSLTPERALAECPHVDLVILPGLGLATPSELEQAMATEGFERLAQSLRMLARPDVTIAGACSGCFALGAAGLLDGRMVTTTWWLAPLLKARFPKARLDQEQIVRQDGDLITAGAAFAQIDLMLVLIERFGGYALAEDCRRFTMADSRPSQLPYLSVATLVAGDQQLQQAELFLRRNISRQVDLAELAGAAGLGARTFARRLAQRAAMTPTTFVQTLRVTEAIRLARATTLPQSEIAHRVGYGDDTALRRVMLKRTGKTLEHFKT from the coding sequence ATGACACTTCGCACTCTGATCTTGCACCCGACCCCCTGCCAGTTGTCGAGCTTGGCCATTGCACAAGAGATGCTGGACACGGCAAATCGCGTGGCTTCGTTGGGTGGTGGGCCGGTGGTGTTCAAACACCAGAGTCTGACGCCTGAACGGGCGCTGGCGGAATGCCCTCACGTCGATTTGGTGATCCTGCCCGGTTTGGGGCTCGCCACACCATCCGAGCTTGAGCAGGCCATGGCCACCGAGGGTTTTGAGCGGTTGGCTCAGAGCTTGCGCATGCTGGCGCGTCCCGATGTTACCATTGCAGGGGCCTGTTCGGGGTGTTTTGCCCTTGGCGCCGCCGGGCTGTTGGATGGGCGGATGGTGACAACAACCTGGTGGCTGGCTCCGCTGCTGAAAGCCCGGTTTCCCAAGGCCCGGCTGGATCAAGAGCAGATCGTGCGGCAGGATGGGGATCTGATCACCGCAGGCGCCGCCTTTGCCCAGATCGACTTGATGCTGGTTTTGATCGAACGGTTCGGCGGTTATGCGCTGGCCGAGGATTGCCGACGTTTCACCATGGCCGACAGTCGCCCCAGTCAGTTGCCCTATCTCTCGGTCGCGACGCTGGTGGCCGGGGATCAGCAGTTGCAGCAGGCGGAACTGTTTCTGCGTCGCAACATCTCTCGCCAGGTTGATCTGGCCGAACTGGCAGGGGCTGCGGGTCTGGGTGCGCGCACTTTTGCCCGACGTTTGGCGCAAAGGGCCGCGATGACCCCGACGACTTTTGTTCAGACCCTGCGCGTGACCGAAGCCATTCGGCTGGCACGCGCGACCACCCTGCCCCAAAGTGAGATCGCACATCGCGTCGGCTATGGCGATGATACCGCATTGCGGCGCGTGATGCTCAAACGGACCGGGAAGACGCTGGAACATTTCAAGACATGA
- a CDS encoding GFA family protein, whose translation MTQTGGCFCGALRYEVTGKPMLKAQCHCRACQHITGGAPNLFMVLPKDAFHYTQGVPKTFQRSDHPARVTREFCGDCGTHLISCRPGLDAAILKIGTLDDPSTYKGPKMSIYVAEAQPFHHVPAELPAFEGYPPTG comes from the coding sequence ATGACACAAACAGGGGGCTGTTTTTGCGGCGCACTTCGATATGAGGTGACGGGCAAGCCGATGCTCAAGGCGCAATGCCATTGCCGCGCCTGCCAACATATAACGGGCGGCGCGCCCAACCTTTTCATGGTTCTGCCCAAGGATGCCTTTCACTATACCCAAGGTGTACCCAAAACCTTTCAGCGGTCAGATCATCCGGCGCGGGTGACACGCGAGTTCTGCGGTGACTGCGGCACGCATCTGATCTCGTGCCGTCCTGGCTTGGATGCGGCGATCCTCAAGATCGGCACATTGGATGATCCAAGTACCTACAAGGGGCCAAAGATGTCGATCTACGTGGCCGAGGCGCAGCCGTTCCATCACGTCCCGGCCGAGCTTCCGGCATTCGAAGGATACCCGCCAACCGGCTGA
- a CDS encoding manganese-dependent inorganic pyrophosphatase: MTTLVFGHKSPDTDSTGSPIVWAWYLNEIKGVDAKPVLLGEPNTEAAFMLERWNLEKPEIIADVADGQACVVVDTNNPAELPENINGADVHEIIDHHALVGGLKTKGPINITIRQLACTATIMIDLMGDDAAKMPEAIKGAALTCILSDTLEFRSPTTTDHDRAVAEKLAADLGLDVSTYAADMFAAKSDVSSFSDAELIRMDSKEYEVDSTKFRVSVLETTAPGVVLDRKASLMDSMTSVAGEDGVDQVLLFVVDILNEEATLLVPNDLVKGVAEKSFGASVDGDAVVLPGIMSRKKQIIPNLKV; encoded by the coding sequence ATGACCACCCTTGTATTTGGACATAAATCCCCCGACACGGATTCCACCGGCTCGCCCATCGTCTGGGCCTGGTACCTGAACGAAATCAAAGGCGTCGACGCCAAGCCGGTCCTGCTGGGTGAACCCAACACCGAAGCGGCCTTCATGCTGGAGCGCTGGAACCTCGAAAAGCCTGAAATCATCGCCGATGTGGCCGATGGCCAGGCCTGTGTCGTGGTCGACACCAACAACCCTGCCGAGCTGCCGGAAAACATCAACGGCGCCGACGTGCACGAGATCATTGACCACCACGCGCTGGTGGGTGGCCTGAAAACCAAAGGCCCGATCAACATCACCATCCGTCAGCTGGCCTGCACCGCCACCATCATGATCGACCTGATGGGTGATGATGCCGCCAAGATGCCCGAGGCCATCAAGGGCGCAGCGCTGACCTGCATCCTGTCCGACACGCTGGAATTCCGCTCGCCCACCACCACCGATCACGACCGCGCCGTGGCCGAGAAGCTGGCAGCCGATCTGGGCCTGGACGTCTCGACCTATGCCGCTGACATGTTCGCCGCCAAATCGGACGTCTCGTCGTTCTCGGATGCTGAATTGATCCGCATGGACAGCAAGGAATACGAAGTCGACAGCACCAAGTTCCGAGTGTCCGTTCTGGAAACCACCGCGCCCGGCGTTGTGCTGGACCGCAAAGCGTCCCTGATGGACTCGATGACCTCGGTTGCGGGCGAAGACGGCGTGGATCAGGTTCTGCTGTTCGTGGTCGACATTCTGAACGAAGAGGCCACCCTGCTGGTCCCCAACGATCTGGTCAAAGGCGTCGCGGAAAAGAGCTTTGGTGCGTCGGTCGATGGCGACGCCGTTGTTCTGCCCGGCATCATGAGCCGCAAGAAGCAGATCATTCCGAACCTCAAGGTCTGA
- a CDS encoding TraB/GumN family protein, giving the protein MLRLFVFVLFCLTSASVAAAQCRGTDLRDRLTPEAQERLQREIAKVPFAYGNHWIASKGKKRIHVIGTQHTGDSRMRAIMRTLRPVIEQADAVLLEVTRVELAKMEKALLDNRALLLITKGPTLPQMMSETAWADLSHRMKQQGYEPEQTAQIQPWYLSLSLAQSGCGGRGFAAYSGLDDRIEELAIRNRIPIGSLELSMDGMRSLALQPIRDQAKLLELDLASDLNIDDQVVTQRNAYFGETLAEALLIKEWTMYRDIDIPRSEVVRLLRQFDTLLLDRRNKAWMPVIARTKGNNLVVAVGAAHLPGRNGVLNLLHKRGYTLKRASF; this is encoded by the coding sequence ATGCTGCGCTTGTTTGTCTTTGTACTGTTCTGCCTGACCTCGGCCTCGGTCGCAGCAGCTCAATGCCGGGGCACAGATTTGCGGGACAGGCTGACGCCCGAAGCTCAAGAACGGTTGCAACGCGAGATTGCCAAGGTTCCCTTTGCCTATGGCAACCATTGGATTGCCAGCAAAGGAAAAAAGCGCATCCATGTGATTGGCACCCAACATACCGGGGACAGCCGGATGCGCGCCATCATGCGCACCCTGCGCCCAGTGATCGAGCAAGCCGACGCCGTGTTGCTAGAGGTGACAAGAGTGGAGCTGGCCAAGATGGAAAAGGCGCTGCTCGACAATCGCGCTCTGCTGCTGATCACCAAGGGGCCCACTCTGCCTCAGATGATGTCTGAAACGGCTTGGGCCGACCTGAGCCATCGGATGAAGCAGCAGGGGTATGAACCGGAGCAAACAGCACAGATCCAGCCCTGGTATCTGTCATTGTCCCTGGCGCAAAGCGGCTGTGGCGGTCGAGGGTTCGCGGCTTACTCGGGCCTTGATGACCGGATCGAGGAGTTGGCCATCCGCAACCGCATCCCCATCGGATCACTGGAATTGTCGATGGACGGCATGCGCTCGCTTGCGCTGCAACCAATTCGGGACCAAGCCAAGTTGCTCGAACTGGATCTGGCCAGCGATCTGAATATCGACGATCAGGTCGTGACGCAAAGAAACGCCTATTTCGGCGAAACCCTAGCCGAGGCGCTGCTGATCAAGGAATGGACGATGTACCGTGACATCGACATCCCGAGGTCCGAAGTTGTGCGGCTGCTCAGACAGTTTGACACCCTGCTGCTGGACCGGCGCAACAAGGCCTGGATGCCCGTCATTGCGCGCACCAAAGGAAACAATCTGGTGGTGGCCGTCGGGGCCGCGCATCTGCCGGGGCGCAACGGGGTGCTCAACCTGTTGCATAAGCGCGGATACACTCTGAAGCGGGCCTCGTTCTAA